The Malus sylvestris chromosome 3, drMalSylv7.2, whole genome shotgun sequence genomic sequence TACGTTGTAACTCATAAGGGTTGAGATGTGGATAAGTTGAGTTGTTGAATTTACCACACCATGTAgtagttgtacttggtacatttgatGGGGGAATCATATACTTGTTTGGATTCCGTTAAGTGAtgttccggaatcgtatccttgtgtggattccgttgagtgatggtccggaatcccttctacactatgattccgttgagtgatgttccggaatcgtatctcggtttggattccgttgagtgatggtccggaatcccttttactccgcgattccgttgagtgatggtccggaatcgtattctagtttggattccgttgaatGATGCTCTGGAATCGTATCCatttggattccgttgaaaGATAGTCCGGAATCCCTCATATTTCGTGATTCCGTTAAGTGATGGTCCGAGATCGTACTCACCTTGGGAttcattgaatttgaatttagatAGCTTCAAAGGTGTAGGCTTCGGTCAAACTGTGTCGCTCTAACCCTACTTTACATTGTGTTGTATGAGAAGATGGTTGTGAGATGTTGTGATGGGTTTCAGACGaaccgttggatgtctgggtgactccttTGGGGTTTACAAAAGTTTGGTATTGATTTCTTATGAATAATTTATATTCAAGAGATGTAAACGGTGATTAATGGTTAGCTTTATCATTATtatcacatacttgtattattgtcactcacccgaGCTTTGTGGCTTATCTGAATTCTTGATGCCGATGCACCATTCCTATGGTGTAGTCACTGATTGTACAGATTTCAGGTCTGAAGAGATTACAAGAGGGCACTTAGTATTTTGgttggattctgttgagtggtctggaatccctaCTCTTGCTCATTTTCGTAAAGGTAGTTCGACCTTAGAGTCGAGTGAATATGAATTGTTCACAGTAGACATTGTGTATAAATTAGACCTATCATGttagtacttggaatcaagGTGGGGAATTATGAAGAGatcctttattaaaatttgTGAATGGATATGAGACCTTATTGATTGAATAACATAGTAATTGTAgatatcatgcatctttgatttTAGGATTGATTAAGTAGAATGATGGCGGAATGATGtgggatatgattgttattattatgattagtcTCGTTGCTCAAAGTGgcttgagaataatattgtgctttGTTGGTTCTTGGATATGTTACATGTGGTGGATTAAGGTTTCATGTTGAAAACATAGTGACTTATATGAGAGGTGGAATGGAAACTTTGATTGTCATATTGGATTGTTATGTAGCCTTGAATCTAGTACTTCCATACTTGTCAAATTCTAATGATTGATTGAGAAATGATATATCTTTCGGCTTGAATGTATTGTGGTAAAGGTAGATGGGTAGTGATcgatgaactacgaatggcttgatccctgtttagggtacgtaggcagtctaacgaggaggttagatgcagccataaagcttACGAAAAATTATTATGTAGTTGGATCTTGAGTTATGCCTTGTGCATATCTCAAAGGTGGGATCTGTTAGATATATGGATGCTGGATGACGTCACGCGTCGATCCTGGACATATGTTGGGTTCGGGGCGTGACATTTGTTTTAGGAGCCATACAATGTGGCGGTTGACAATTGGATAAGGCGTCCCATCATATGATCTACAAAATTTGATTGAAATAGATGGTCTTTGTTTCTTATGATCCTCAAACTCATTATTGCGTGATATtttagtctttttttttcttttaacttaaTTAGAGTAACTGTAACGTCATGAGTTACGGATGTAATTATTTTTTAGAAATGCATGAtctaaagataaaaaataaagctAACTAGAATGTCGAGAGGTAAAAAGTAGCAAATTTCTTGAATATAGAGAGGATTACAATCACTACAAAAATGATTAAAGATCAAAACAAAGCTAACTTGGCCCATCTATAAGCTGTAAAACTAATAAAACTCCAAATGTGATTAATCCGCGTATTAGTAAAAGAGGGTAACCAATTTTAGAAGGGTAAGAAAGGCTCTATTTTGCTTTGGGTGGGGCCCATTCAACCCTGAGGATGAGATTGTCATAACCGTAGCCATCAAGTTTGTTGATTGCTCTCTGGGCATCGTCCCTACTCACAAACTCGACAAACCCAAATCCTCTGCTAACGGAAGTAGTCTTGTCCCGGACAACGTGAGCACGGGTCACGGGGCCGAAAGGCCGGAAAAGTTCATGCAAGTCGGCCTCCTGTGTGTCCTCCGAAAGGTTGGAAACGCGAACCGAGTTGTCATCGTTCCTTCGTCTCATGTCACCACTTGCATTTTTGTTAGGAGGCACATACTTGCCATGTCCGGACGTAGGACGCTTATGATCAGTAAACGGTTCGGGGTCCTGGGGGGCTAAATCCTTGTTGGGGCAATGGGCAGTCCAGTGGTCACCCTTCTTACCACAAGTCCTACAAAGTTTGATCTCCCCTCCTTTTCCAAGTCCATCACCCAAAGCCTCTCCTCCTGCAGTTTTGCTACCTGTTAAAAATGGAGCGTCAATAATAATCTAATTCGACATGAGAAGTAAAAAGTTAAAAGAGAAAGACAACTTTcagaaagaaaattttaaaaaataaagtaaCTTACAACCCATTCATACGTGTTAAATGACACATTAAAAGATTCTGAAAAATCAGATAACgtttctcttaattttttttgtttaaatttgtaTACTATATTACTAGAACAAAGTACAAACTAAACTTCTAATTGAATTTTGAATGGAGTCAGTGTTAAGTGACACATTAAGGATTTTGAAATTTACAGTAATGATTTTCTTTAGTTTGAActgataaattaaaatttgtgtatAAATCGAGACAACAATTCAACAATTTCTtaatcaacatatctaacctcTCCACAAAAACCTAAATTATATATGTGATTCGCCAAAAAAGAAGTTCATGCAAGTCAAAACATACGCAGAGCCGTCTTTTTGCCCCCAAAGTAGTGAACTACTGTGATAAagtcatcatttttttttggaattttaacaaaaagttcttggtactgttcattttaacaaaaaaccatatttttacactaaaaaatcaatcataatactattcactttactatttattttgtccttatcgttaaaactcaaagttttcaaacctttttcattagtttttttttttttttaaacacacGTACGCAGAGCTCTCTAATAAATTTTAgataatgtgaaaaaaaaaacacagcaGTCCAAAAATCCTAAAAGAGGAAGAGCAAGGCATACCTGGAGCCCTAGGGCGCTCGAGGACGATCTCTTCCGTGGAGACCATAGTGAGACTGTCGTCTACCACCCCTCGGTCACCCGCACCTTTATTCACGGGCGCGGCATCACCGAACTTTGCCCACAAGCGGCGCTCCACGACCCGCTTATTGACGACGATTTTCCGAACCTGAATATTGGTTGTGATCTTGACCTTAGTGCCGTCCTCCTTGATCTTGTACTCAATCACCTTCTTGATGCCGTTCTTGTCGGGCCCAATCACCTGCTTCGGCGGCAGAAGGAATGTCAGGTCCTCCTCGCCGCCTTCATCTTCGAGCTCTCCCCATCGGAGATTGGACGGTTGCTGCGTCATGGCTCTCTCTCTCGGTGTGTTTTTTAGGTTACAGAATTAGGGTTTGGATGTGAACGTCTGAGAGTGAGATAGAAACGAGAGGGAAGAGGTATTTATGTGTTTGATCGATGCCAACTCTTTTCTCCACTAGCTAGCTAGGAATCCTCTTATCATTACTAAAAAATTTCCAGCCGCCTCAAGTTCTATGGGAAATCCTCACGCCATTTGGATTAGGAAAATCTCAAGTTATTAAACGATGTTCTTTCCTTTCTTGTATAGGTTGACTATTATTGTAGGAATTTATATGTTGTAGGTTACTTGCCTTGCACTCCAAGCCTTCTTTGTAATGGGAGACAATTTACATGAGCGTCTCATGCCAATAAAACAATAATATGTGGACAAAAACTTACACGTGTCTTTTCTTCATTGGCACGGGACGCCAACATGGCAGTGTACCAGTGCCATATAATGAGAGTGTTGGTGTAGTTTTTTGCACGAATCAGATAACTATGTTggagggttttttttattacaaatttccCACACAACAAGCACTGATatgattgaaatttaaaaaagttGCTAAAGACGGCATTCATTTGGCTATGGACATCAAAGCTTGGTTAAGGTCATTTGGTACTTCTTGTGCTTGTCAAGTCCGCTAATTCACTAATATGGTTACATATAGATTGACCAAGTTAGTCTTGTATTCATATTCtgaagtttttattttaatatttgagATCCTCTGAATTTGATTCATAAGGACCCTTACGAAGATTGAAATTATCTCTTAATTCTCTTAATAAAATTGCTATCATTTCTCCTAAAAATCTTCTTGTAACTTTTCACTGTAACTGGCCACCAACCACCACCTCCTAACCATCTGCCTCCCGTAGCGCCGCCCCTCCCTCTCCGTTTCTCCTCTTCCCTCCTGCCCTTGAGAACTCAAAACGTTAATCGTATTTGCATACTCAACTTGAACAAACTGGAACAAAACATTTCTGAATTATCTGATCTATGGCAAAAGATTTTAGTTTCTTGTATGCAAGTATGCAACTGTTTTGAATGTTCAAGTATACTAGTTTTACAACAAAAGGATAAAAAAATGCACTCCTCTACCTCCCCAATCTTACAAAAATCCAAATCAAATGCGGCTATAGTTCCCTCTACGGTTCCTATCTTGGTGTAATTGTCGGTACGACTCGGCTAACAAGGTCACTGCCAGAGACGTCTATAGAGACGTAAGGATGCCTCGCTGCATTGGATGAGGGTGGAAGAGTCACTACCTTTCCACCACTACTGCTCGTCACTGATTCCGATGTTCTGCTGTCAGACTCCGGCATCATAAACCATATGTTCTCGAGTTCCCGAACAACCTCCGCCATTGAGGGTCTCGCGTCTGTCTCCACTTTGCAACACTTGAGAGCCAAACTCAAGAACTTTTCCACACACTCGGAAGGATAAGACCCCATTCTTCCATCAATAACTGAGAAGATCATACCGGATTGGAATGCAATGTTTACCTGAAGTGCaaaaaaacttgtaaataacACTAAACTGGTGCATCTAGTCGATCACAAGGATTAATTAGCGTCAACCATAAGTGGTCTTGACTAAGACGTTATGTCCTTATTGTTGGGAAAAAtttagagtacacaactctaacataagtgttggagagacaacacaagtaaacaaattacttgtattacacacacaaaatattacaacacacaAACTATCAAAGACACACTTGAGAAGCTATGACACTCACTCACTTTCTAGAGATAAACTCTAGATCACTCACACTCCTCACAAGACTACTCTTACTTCTTACTCTCACTTGGTTGCCTACTTCTCCTTGGTTGGTTGATTGGTTGGTTACTTACTTACTTGGTTgatacaaatggtgtggatgccttctccctttataggcatggatggaaccttggagaagtaTGAAAACATCATGCTAGAGTTATCTAGATAATTCTACTAACTTCCcaagctagaattatctacactatTCTTGCATTTGGTGGAaacctcaccattcttctagaaTCTTCCACCAACTTAAGGAACAACCTtctttgctagagttttctaGCATATTCCCATGATAGAATCTTCTAGAGAAAACCATGCATGTTTGAACTAGACCAATCTAGTTCCTTTGTACCGACTGATCTTAATGGGCTGGTGTTGATCTTTAACACTTAtatgcaaagaaaagaaaatggtctACATATATAGTGTTATCCAAAACAGAGTCTGTAATTAGGTTCGAGTAATTACCTCTCGAACAATGTTTTTTCCATGTGAGATTGGCTGCATGCCTGTTAAGAGCTCCAAAAACACAACACCGAGGCTATAAACATCGCTCTTATCCGTTAGCATATGAGTTAAGAAGTATTCTGGATCAAGGTAACCCTgaaatatcaattcaaataatAAGAGAGTTTTTAATCTGTGTAGCTATTAGTTAGGTAAGTACAATGCTTACGAGTCTTACCGGTGTCCCTTTCACTACTGTGGATACATGAGAAGACACAGTCCCTTCAAAATCTGGAACCGGGGCAAGACGGGAAAGGCCAAAATCAGCAACCTTTGCAATGAACTTAGAGTCCAATAATATATTGGTGGCCTTGATATCTCGATGAAATATCGGAGGGTTGGCTTCTGTATGGAGGTATAGGATGCCCTTGGCTGATCCCTGAGCAATTCTTAATCTCATCTCAAAACCCAGTGGTTCTTTAGACCTAGCGGCTGAGACACGCATCAATTATAAAGTTGTCGAATGGCATGTAACCGAAATCCCTATTGTAAATTCTTAGTCAAACATTTACCAGCGGTAAATTACTCTACCGAAATTCAGACAGAGATGAATTAAGAACCAAAGACAGTAAAACAAGAGTATTAGGTTTACCAGAAAGGTGATCCCTTAGAGTTCCATTGGACATAAACTCATAAACCAACATCTGCATGCACAAAAATAACACAAGTCAAGCTTTTCCCAAGTAAAATTGTTGGTCCGACATAACAAAAGAGGGCAAGAAGAGGAGATAAAATGTAGCAGAACTACATTCAGAAAGGATAAGCGAATGTACCTGTTCCCCTTTTTCATCACAATACCCAACTAAGGACACGAGATTCCTATGATGTAAGGGTGACAATAATTCTATTTCTGTTAGAAACTCCTTCTCGCCCTGTAATGATCCCCCTTGTGCACGTTTTATGGCCACAACGGTTCCGTCAGCCAGGATGCCTTTATAAACATTTCCATAACCTCCTTGTCCAATTTGAGCAGAGCTGCTAAAGTTGTTTGTAGCCGTGGCCATTTCTCTAAAAGTAAAATCCTTGACACCTTCAATTTTTATGGAGCTCTTGGTTGCTGCATATAAACGAAGGCGCAATGTTAAAAAGTGAAATTATTTGGACCAAGAGTTGATGCACCTGTTCAATCTTGTTAAATTCAATTGGGTGCGGGGCTTCTCAGGGTTCCTAACTCGGGAGAAGCCCCATGGAAATGATCATTTATGCAAATATGTCTTTTGCCTTATGATAGTAAGACACTCACTACGACGTCTTCTTGAAATTGCATGGCGATCCTTCAAATGCTTTCTCAATATAAGAAGAGAAACAATTGCAGATAATGTAACGGCACCAGCAATAGTCCCTAGTATGATGCCAGCCAGAGCACCCTTGCCTAGACCGGACTTTGAAGAGGAGGCAACCACCGTGACATCAAGAAGAGCCGTCAGATCAACAAATCAAAATCAACACACGATTTCACATCTAGAAAAAACAAGGCTTTTGAGACATACCATCCTTGTAAGGATCCAGTAGAATGAAGTCGAGAAGTTCATAGGGTCCAAATAGGTCACTGCGAGGAATTGCCCATGATGCGAACATATTCATGATTTTTTTAACTTCAGTTCTATTGAAAGTATGGGAATTATTGGCATTATCAACATATACAGGAAAAAGCTTCAGAGATATTCTCAGTCGAGGTCCATTTTCCCATACAAATGAAGTAATGTCCAGCTGATCGAGATCTAATTTGATACCAGAAGTAAGATACTGCTCATATGTACTTTCGTAAGGGCGAAAATCTGTGAATGCGGGACTTTTCAACCGAATGTCAACAATTAGAGGAGCAGCACAAAAACAAGCTACAGGAATATATTCGAAAGCGGGTGGACATGCTTGATTCGGACAGTTGGCAGTGGAGTTAGTCGAAATATGACTGTCATTTTCATCATCACTTTCTGTTCCGCAGAAGTTAACAAGGTTGCCATTTGAGCAAACCGGATTTCCCCGAAGCCTGAACAATAATAATCAGAAGAGAAAGTTTAACGGAGTATTTCATTTCAGATGCTGGATATTTGCATAAGAACAACATAACTTGCACTTAGAGATACATTAACATAGATCAAAGTCCAGAAGCAAACCAGACAGTGACATTTTGCGGAAGTACAGTACTGCCGGTAATATTTGTAAGCTTATTGTTCTGCATCTCCCTACAATATCAGAAGCCACACTTCACTAAAATTTCAAGAAGATGCTATAAAACATATTAGTAAAAAGAAAAGGATGACCGGAATAGGAAATGGAATAACATTTCTAAACACCGGCATCCTAACACTAGAGAGTGTAAATTCACACACACAACAGAAGTAACAATTTTTCTCACTCCAGTTCTTACATGATTAGTCTTTCTGTCTTGTTGAGTTTCCGGTTTTGCCAAAGCGTTGCTGGAATGGAGCCGTTCAATGAATTGTTTGCTATAGACCTGCCATGCGGAATAAACTCCCACTTTACTTCATAACATAGTTTTCATTTTTGGCACTGCTACAACATTTGATAACATCTTAAAGAGCAAAACTTCAAACTCTTGCTGTTCACAAAGTAAGATAGATGGAAGCTCGAAAACACCAAAAGATCAGTTTGAAGTGGCTCACAATCTCTGAAGATTAGGAAGATCTGAAAAGTTGCCAGGAATTGTTCCGGTCAGAGTGTTGTTAGATAAATTGCTGCGCACAAAGTTCATACGTCGAATATTATACATCCATGTAATCCTTTTAGAATTGATTATACGATCTTCAAAGCTTAACAATGCTTTTCAGAGAACATTTAACAAGAAACTGCTACTAAATgtcaaatataatatatatggcATATCATTTGCAAGGTAGATAGTATCTTACATCGTCGTGATGTTATCAGAAAGTGTACCCTGAGGCAAGGATCCGTTTAGCCGATTTGAGCTTAGGTCTCTGAAAATTGGTATTAATAAATAACAAATTGCATAAGATACTGTCGAAACATAACGTATACTGTATTCTAAGAAtttagaaaagcaagaaaatcaaaacaaataatGGGGTATGAAGTGAAACTTCTTGAATGAACTTACATATAAGCAAGGCTTGGAATCCTACTCAAATCAGGAATAGGCCCTTGTAAGCTGCAGTTCCTCAAACTCCtgaaagaaacaacaaaaacacagACATTCAATCTTGACATGATTCGTCGTGTTAAATGCAGAGCATACTTCTCGATTGTCATTCCAAACAACCAGGGCACATCACCTAACGTGATATAAACAGCAACAGGAGATGTTCCCTGCGCAGTGGTTCGACATATGTGTTTCCCAACAAAAACTATGATTCTCTCTGTTTTTTGCTATGATTAATCACAAATCTTTTGGCATTACACCTCCATAGTCGGGGCTTTACATCTGATGTATGAATTATGAATAAATAGAGAT encodes the following:
- the LOC126615229 gene encoding uncharacterized protein LOC126615229, coding for MTQQPSNLRWGELEDEGGEEDLTFLLPPKQVIGPDKNGIKKVIEYKIKEDGTKVKITTNIQVRKIVVNKRVVERRLWAKFGDAAPVNKGAGDRGVVDDSLTMVSTEEIVLERPRAPGSKTAGGEALGDGLGKGGEIKLCRTCGKKGDHWTAHCPNKDLAPQDPEPFTDHKRPTSGHGKYVPPNKNASGDMRRRNDDNSVRVSNLSEDTQEADLHELFRPFGPVTRAHVVRDKTTSVSRGFGFVEFVSRDDAQRAINKLDGYGYDNLILRVEWAPPKAK
- the LOC126615234 gene encoding probable LRR receptor-like serine/threonine-protein kinase At1g06840 — encoded protein: MFLYFCGLRMHQSRVWTYAFVFVTFLCWSPLRAGAQNLNITDPAEVTALRAIKGSLVDPNKNLSNWNQGDPCTANWTGVFCYNKTLDDGYLHVQELRLLNMNLSGSLSPELGRLSYMKILNFMWNKISGSIPKEIGNITSLELLLLNGNQLSGSLPEKLGYLPKLDRLQIDENQISGSIPISFANLNKTRHFHMNNNSISGQIPPELSRLPRLIHFLLDNNNLSGYLPPQFSELPSLLILQLDNNNFEGTTIPDSYSDMSKLLKLSLRNCSLQGPIPDLSRIPSLAYIDLSSNRLNGSLPQGTLSDNITTINLSNNTLTGTIPGNFSDLPNLQRLSIANNSLNGSIPATLWQNRKLNKTERLIMEMQNNKLTNITGSTVLPQNVTVWLRGNPVCSNGNLVNFCGTESDDENDSHISTNSTANCPNQACPPAFEYIPVACFCAAPLIVDIRLKSPAFTDFRPYESTYEQYLTSGIKLDLDQLDITSFVWENGPRLRISLKLFPVYVDNANNSHTFNRTEVKKIMNMFASWAIPRSDLFGPYELLDFILLDPYKDVVASSSKSGLGKGALAGIILGTIAGAVTLSAIVSLLILRKHLKDRHAISRRRRTTKSSIKIEGVKDFTFREMATATNNFSSSAQIGQGGYGNVYKGILADGTVVAIKRAQGGSLQGEKEFLTEIELLSPLHHRNLVSLVGYCDEKGEQMLVYEFMSNGTLRDHLSAARSKEPLGFEMRLRIAQGSAKGILYLHTEANPPIFHRDIKATNILLDSKFIAKVADFGLSRLAPVPDFEGTVSSHVSTVVKGTPGYLDPEYFLTHMLTDKSDVYSLGVVFLELLTGMQPISHGKNIVREVNIAFQSGMIFSVIDGRMGSYPSECVEKFLSLALKCCKVETDARPSMAEVVRELENIWFMMPESDSRTSESVTSSSGGKVVTLPPSSNAARHPYVSIDVSGSDLVSRVVPTITPR